In a genomic window of Paroedura picta isolate Pp20150507F chromosome 14, Ppicta_v3.0, whole genome shotgun sequence:
- the TMEM30B gene encoding cell cycle control protein 50B — protein sequence MASMAAAASSSSSSAPPPAQHRPDNTAFTQQRLPAWQPLLSAGTVLPLFLGLGVAFVALGLGLHFSSATIRELELDYTGLGDSDCARCANLSRQARHAPCTCRLNFSLAQHFPAPVCLYYELSNYYQNNRRYSVSRDDQQLSGFSWALRSPLEECQPYRKNPSGTPIAPCGSVANSLFNDTFDLFYLFRNGTQGRVPLDKRGISWWTDTNIKFRNPEPVNGSLAEAFEGTAKPPNWPYPVYDLDRNNTNNTGFVNEAFIVWMRTAALPTFRKLYSRIRLGNFSMGLPRGNYSLQIAYNYPVVSFYGSKKVIFSTVSWMGGKNPFLGITFLVFGSLCIVTGFVMLAVHLKFQHLNEAD from the coding sequence ATGGCCAgcatggccgccgccgcctcttcgtCTTCCTCCTCGGCGCCTCCTCCGGCGCAGCACCGGCCGGACAACACGGCCTTCACGCAGCAGCGCCTGCCGGCGTGGCAGCCGCTCCTGTCTGCGGGGACGGTGCTGCCGCTCTTCCTGGGCCTGGGCGTGGCCTTCGTGGCGCTGGGCCTGGGCCTCCACTTCTCCTCAGCCACCATCCGCGAGCTGGAGCTGGACTACACGGGCCTGGGCGACTCGGACTGTGCCCGCTGCGCCAACCTCAGCCGGCAGGCCCGCCACGCCCCCTGCACCTGCCGCCTCAACTTCTCGCTGGCCCAGCACTTCCCCGCCCCGGTCTGCCTCTACTACGAGCTCTCCAACTACTACCAGAACAACCGGCGCTACAGCGTCTCCCGCGACGACCAGCAGCTCAGCGGGTTCTCCTGGGCCCTCCGCAGCCCGCTGGAGGAGTGCCAGCCCTACCGCAAGAACCCCTCGGGCACCCCGATCGCGCCCTGCGGCTCCGTGGCCAACAGCCTCTTCAACGACACCTTTGACCTCTTCTACCTGTTCAGGAACGGCACCCAGGGCCGAGTGCCCCTGGACAAGAGGGGCATCTCCTGGTGGACGGACACCAACATCAAGTTCCGCAACCCCGAGCCGGTCAACGGCAGCTTGGCCGAGGCCTTTGAGGGCACCGCCAAGCCCCCTAACTGGCCGTACCCGGTCTACGACTTGGACAGGAACAACACCAACAACACGGGCTTTGTCAACGAGGCCTTCATCGTCTGGATGAGGACAGCCGCTTTGCCCACCTTCCGCAAGCTCTACTCCCGCATCCGCCTGGGCAATTTCTCCATGGGGCTGCCCCGGGGCAACTATTCCCTCCAGATAGCCTACAATTACCCCGTCGTATCTTTCTACGGAAGCAAGAAGGTCATCTTCAGCACTGTTTCCTGGATGGGGGGCAAAAATCCTTTCTTGGGCATCACCTTCCTGGTTTTTGGCTCGCTCTGCATCGTCACCGGCTTTGTCATGCTAGCTGTGCACCTAAAATTCCAGCATCTCAATGAGGCAGATTAG